A section of the Rubritalea squalenifaciens DSM 18772 genome encodes:
- a CDS encoding xylose operon transcription regulator XylR yields MSRKNVLLSLLWYHPKIHEGVAHYAGEQHWNLHFQRVSAGGHIPASWTGDGVITGGQLVDDVIQNIPRLKGKVVQLGHASNEDMKVPSVSDDHEGVVDAAIDYFLENGFRTFASFSPLADSESVRMRHFRKRISELGHDSICLVCEYEDWRERHDWLVEGVRGLPSSTAVFCQNDEYASEVLQAAMDGGVPVPSQISVMGVRNDALICEYLRPKLSSVDNNLFGVGYKAASLLDQLMNGEEVSCEPHVIKPLGVVERESTSMSVAEQKDPAYHRAMLELKANYLDQNFSCNALADLAGMSLRNLYKVFERHAVASPATEIQLMRLREAKRLLEKGGLTMEIVAERSGFGSARALYKVFRQHEGMSPGEYRKRLKL; encoded by the coding sequence ATGTCTCGAAAGAATGTCCTTCTATCGCTGCTGTGGTATCACCCCAAGATTCACGAGGGGGTGGCGCACTATGCTGGTGAGCAGCATTGGAACCTTCACTTTCAGCGGGTCTCAGCAGGTGGGCATATCCCTGCTTCATGGACAGGAGATGGGGTGATTACAGGAGGGCAGTTGGTGGATGATGTCATCCAGAACATTCCGCGGTTGAAAGGGAAGGTGGTACAGTTGGGGCATGCCTCAAATGAGGATATGAAAGTGCCCAGTGTCTCAGATGATCATGAGGGGGTAGTGGATGCCGCGATTGACTATTTCCTGGAGAATGGATTTCGCACATTTGCGAGTTTCAGTCCCTTGGCAGACAGTGAGTCGGTGAGGATGAGACATTTTAGGAAGCGAATATCCGAGCTAGGTCATGATAGCATCTGCTTGGTTTGCGAGTACGAAGACTGGAGAGAGAGGCATGATTGGCTGGTAGAGGGGGTGAGGGGATTACCCAGCTCAACCGCTGTATTCTGCCAGAACGATGAATATGCCTCAGAAGTTCTTCAGGCAGCTATGGATGGCGGGGTGCCAGTGCCTAGTCAGATCTCTGTGATGGGAGTGCGGAATGATGCACTCATCTGTGAATACCTGAGGCCCAAACTCAGTAGTGTGGATAATAATCTCTTCGGAGTCGGCTACAAAGCCGCATCTTTGTTAGATCAGTTGATGAATGGGGAAGAGGTGAGTTGCGAACCTCATGTCATTAAACCTTTGGGGGTGGTGGAGCGGGAGAGTACCTCGATGTCTGTGGCTGAGCAGAAAGACCCGGCCTATCACCGTGCTATGCTTGAACTTAAGGCGAACTACCTGGATCAAAACTTTAGCTGCAATGCCTTGGCGGATTTGGCAGGAATGAGTCTGAGGAATCTCTATAAAGTGTTTGAGCGGCATGCGGTGGCTAGCCCGGCCACAGAGATCCAGTTGATGAGATTACGTGAGGCCAAGCGTTTGTTAGAAAAAGGAGGCCTGACGATGGAAATCGTGGCCGAACGCTCAGGCTTTGGCAGTGCACGAGCCCTCTATAAAGTCTTTCGCCAGCATGAGGGGATGTCTCCAGGGGAATATCGGAAAAGGCTGAAGCTTTGA
- a CDS encoding cadherin repeat domain-containing protein gives MELRSLLTLLLTATAASAFPFDSSQDDLPSNVAVTGAGSRTEGVVETYNIPITDWPDRITLTVQGADGGRAKATNNDTPDKSGAGGGGAHFQVSFNIDPADEGALRPGGQLRFIPGSKGETQNKSEIAAGGGGGGSGVFYRAPLENAQWEPLIIAGGGGGAAAVTKVGASSNFGKDGGNANLEISGDDSSLNGGDNGTSGGSYVNSATRVSDGAGGGGGWLNGITGTVEGNAGRNDVENPIGGFGGAPIETGSDGGHGCGGGGAGYRYDGNGIYGSGGGGGGGYSGGGAGSHTGNSSLAGGGGGGSYVDSRAIVRALFTRNGDNQQGFILMTSKRFPGSENTSLAAPVITLSPSTTVEIAYSQYLADFSAALPEFSATDVYGNSVTVTPGYNTQMLSGIPGSYGASYGATDQFGSSVIVGQTITLLAPTKPTFRIAGNQTAYEDSGKSRIHNFATNFNTHDQGQSFVRYDVTNDNNDLFEIQPWIDASGQLTFETRDDAHGTAKVTVIGIDDENLPDYGASEARIFTITILNVPDLPFIRDFTASIAENTTTATTVIANDPLGGTLTYSLPEGSEDNALFLIDPATGALSFLQAPDFEDPRDVGGADADNTYEVVVAVTNTDGTTTRSSGIAVTNVDEAPVNLALSNQSIAENETSIGTLSATDPESFGLTFSITPGSDSARFAIDPSSGALSFITAADFENPSDADTDNIYLVTLSVSDGENTTSALFAITVVDRSEGPTDIELSKDYVAEGKTAIGTITATDPAGGTPRFTLAGGDDRSLFTLDEESGALSFISAPDFESPADSDGDNHYEITIRITGDEGHVFERYTIEVYNQLEAPRNVTLSYNQVLENTTAIGTVSAEDPSGGGLRYSIFYTADNDLFTLDSNTGVLSFRNAPDFENPHDSNRDGAYEIAILVENSETRIQKNFTITVLDENESPTDIQLSSTSIEEGLTTVGTITASDPEGSRVFYTGAGGADSSLFTVNYTTGVLSFRYAPDFEAPTDSDGDNIYEIAIRITDNSSSIIETFLITVTNREEPALDEFRSTYGMAVDGSDDFLDWSNNGIKNILYYAFGLGDPNNANIDRSRLPAGSKESDNFAFSYIEPIATGTGISVTPVTSTELSTWQTPTELGELPTNTTTEDLGDGYQRVSLTFPLQSTPRFFSVEASVDYAE, from the coding sequence GCAAGGGCGAAACTCAGAACAAATCCGAGATCGCTGCCGGGGGCGGGGGCGGCGGCAGCGGCGTCTTCTACCGCGCTCCATTGGAAAATGCACAATGGGAGCCACTCATCATCGCCGGAGGTGGCGGCGGTGCGGCAGCGGTCACAAAAGTCGGCGCCTCATCCAATTTCGGCAAGGACGGGGGCAATGCTAACCTCGAGATCTCTGGCGATGATTCCTCACTCAATGGCGGCGACAACGGCACCTCCGGCGGCAGCTACGTCAACTCCGCCACCAGAGTGAGCGACGGCGCGGGAGGCGGTGGTGGTTGGCTGAATGGCATCACCGGCACAGTCGAAGGAAATGCCGGCCGTAACGATGTTGAGAACCCCATAGGGGGCTTCGGCGGCGCTCCCATCGAGACTGGTTCCGACGGTGGCCACGGCTGCGGAGGCGGAGGGGCCGGCTACCGCTACGACGGCAATGGCATCTACGGCTCCGGTGGTGGCGGAGGAGGAGGATACTCCGGCGGCGGCGCGGGCAGTCACACCGGCAACAGCAGCCTGGCCGGAGGCGGAGGCGGCGGCAGCTACGTCGACTCACGCGCGATCGTGCGCGCCCTCTTCACCCGCAACGGCGACAACCAGCAGGGCTTCATCCTCATGACTAGCAAGCGCTTCCCCGGCTCGGAAAACACCTCACTGGCCGCCCCCGTGATCACCCTCAGCCCGAGCACCACGGTCGAGATTGCCTACTCGCAATATCTCGCCGACTTCAGCGCGGCCCTGCCAGAATTCTCGGCCACCGATGTTTATGGAAATTCGGTGACGGTCACGCCCGGCTACAACACCCAGATGCTCAGCGGCATCCCTGGCAGCTACGGAGCCTCCTACGGCGCCACCGACCAGTTCGGCAGCTCCGTCATCGTCGGCCAGACCATCACCCTGCTCGCGCCGACCAAACCCACCTTCAGGATCGCGGGCAACCAAACAGCCTACGAAGACTCCGGGAAGTCCCGCATTCACAACTTCGCCACCAACTTCAACACGCATGACCAAGGCCAATCCTTCGTCCGCTACGACGTCACCAACGACAACAACGACCTCTTCGAGATCCAACCATGGATCGATGCCAGCGGTCAGCTCACCTTTGAGACCAGGGACGATGCCCACGGCACGGCAAAGGTAACCGTCATCGGCATCGACGACGAGAACCTCCCAGACTACGGAGCCTCCGAGGCCCGCATTTTCACCATCACCATCCTCAACGTCCCAGATCTTCCTTTCATCAGGGATTTCACCGCTTCCATCGCCGAGAATACCACCACCGCCACAACGGTCATCGCCAATGATCCGCTGGGCGGCACGCTCACCTACTCGCTCCCCGAGGGCAGCGAGGACAATGCCTTGTTCCTGATCGACCCCGCCACCGGCGCTCTAAGCTTCCTTCAGGCCCCAGATTTCGAAGATCCAAGGGATGTCGGCGGAGCGGATGCCGACAACACTTACGAAGTAGTCGTCGCAGTCACCAATACGGACGGCACCACCACCCGCAGCTCCGGCATCGCTGTTACCAATGTTGACGAAGCCCCCGTCAACCTCGCCCTCAGCAATCAAAGCATCGCCGAGAATGAAACCTCCATCGGCACGCTCAGCGCCACCGATCCAGAAAGTTTCGGCCTCACCTTTAGCATTACCCCTGGGAGCGACTCCGCCCGGTTCGCCATTGATCCCTCATCTGGCGCGCTCAGTTTCATCACCGCTGCGGATTTTGAAAACCCGAGCGACGCCGATACCGACAACATCTATCTAGTGACTCTTTCAGTCTCCGATGGCGAAAACACCACCTCAGCTCTCTTCGCCATCACTGTGGTGGATCGCTCCGAAGGTCCTACGGACATTGAACTGAGCAAAGACTACGTCGCCGAGGGAAAAACCGCCATTGGCACCATCACCGCCACTGATCCAGCAGGCGGCACACCCCGCTTCACACTTGCAGGCGGCGACGACCGCTCCCTATTCACACTCGATGAAGAATCTGGTGCCCTCTCCTTCATCTCAGCACCAGATTTCGAATCTCCCGCCGATAGCGATGGCGACAACCACTACGAGATCACCATCCGCATCACAGGCGACGAAGGCCACGTCTTCGAGCGCTATACCATCGAAGTCTACAACCAGCTGGAGGCCCCACGGAACGTCACGCTCAGCTACAATCAGGTTCTCGAGAACACCACTGCCATCGGCACCGTCAGTGCAGAGGATCCATCTGGCGGAGGACTCAGGTATTCAATCTTCTACACAGCCGACAATGACCTATTCACTCTAGACAGCAACACTGGTGTCCTCAGCTTTCGGAACGCACCGGATTTCGAGAATCCGCACGACTCCAATCGTGATGGGGCCTATGAGATAGCCATCCTTGTCGAAAACTCCGAAACGCGTATACAGAAAAACTTCACCATCACTGTCCTCGACGAGAACGAAAGCCCCACCGACATCCAGCTCAGCAGCACCAGCATTGAGGAAGGTCTGACCACCGTCGGCACCATCACCGCCAGCGACCCCGAAGGCAGTCGCGTCTTCTACACTGGCGCCGGTGGTGCCGATAGCTCGCTCTTCACGGTCAACTACACCACCGGCGTCCTAAGCTTCCGTTACGCACCAGATTTTGAGGCCCCAACCGACAGCGATGGCGACAACATCTACGAGATTGCCATTCGCATCACCGACAACAGCTCCAGTATCATCGAGACCTTCCTCATCACCGTCACCAACCGTGAAGAACCCGCCCTCGATGAATTCCGCAGCACTTACGGAATGGCTGTCGACGGCTCCGATGACTTCCTCGATTGGTCGAACAATGGGATAAAAAACATCCTCTACTACGCCTTCGGCCTCGGCGATCCTAACAACGCCAACATCGACCGCAGCCGTCTGCCCGCAGGCTCGAAAGAGAGCGACAACTTCGCCTTCAGCTACATCGAACCCATCGCCACTGGCACTGGCATCAGCGTTACCCCCGTCACCTCCACCGAGCTCAGCACCTGGCAAACACCCACCGAACTCGGTGAACTCCCCACCAACACCACCACCGAAGACCTCGGCGATGGCTACCAACGGGTGAGCCTAACCTTCCCACTCCAATCCACTCCTCGCTTCTTCAGCGTTGAAGCTTCAGTCGACTATGCGGAGTGA
- a CDS encoding arylsulfatase: protein MKRSLLKTSILALSVFSAELAFTHAQAKQPNIIYINTDDWGIGKVPSLEMDPASQSIIKTPNLDKLKADGMTFTNAYAGNAVCGPSRCTLLTGKHPGNAAWRANRKTLPSSVWPIDTPMLGEVARQAGYKTAAFGKLCHGGTSTPEEITATGWDYWMGFLGHIDCRDYYSSYIWENGKKITLPANAPELLKGTSTLEKPKGSGVVGMGKGTFIEELYADKICEFMTENKEEPFFIYFASVVPHGGPPGGMRVPDLLDYKDNPKLTKYEKLYCALLTWHDRSLGKIRAKLDELGIADNTIIIWTSDNGDENSYYRRTKTFDGNGPFRAMKRSLYEGGIRAPMIAVWPDKIKPGSSSALITTQVDVIPTVAEAGGNHVTKEMDGISIFPTLAGEPNKQTNRDYIYFEFYETGRQQSVRMGKWKGYRRDGLKGKTELYNLDTDIGETKDLAAEHPDIVKKIEEIMAKEHTSHPIWKLPGLDK from the coding sequence ATGAAGCGTTCGCTATTAAAGACTTCCATTCTCGCCCTAAGCGTTTTTTCAGCAGAGCTGGCCTTCACACATGCCCAAGCCAAGCAGCCAAACATTATCTACATCAACACAGATGACTGGGGCATCGGCAAAGTCCCGTCCCTTGAGATGGATCCTGCCAGTCAAAGCATCATCAAGACTCCAAACCTTGATAAGCTGAAGGCCGATGGCATGACATTCACCAATGCCTATGCTGGTAATGCGGTCTGTGGTCCCTCCCGCTGCACCCTTCTCACTGGTAAACACCCAGGCAATGCCGCTTGGAGAGCCAATCGTAAGACTCTTCCAAGCTCCGTCTGGCCCATCGACACCCCGATGCTAGGAGAAGTCGCCAGACAGGCAGGATACAAAACAGCCGCATTTGGCAAGCTCTGCCACGGAGGAACTTCTACACCTGAGGAAATCACCGCCACAGGATGGGACTACTGGATGGGATTCCTGGGTCACATTGACTGCAGAGACTACTACTCCAGCTACATCTGGGAGAACGGCAAGAAGATCACTCTGCCAGCGAATGCTCCTGAACTGCTGAAAGGTACCAGCACTCTGGAAAAGCCTAAAGGATCCGGAGTTGTCGGCATGGGAAAAGGCACCTTCATCGAGGAACTTTACGCAGATAAGATCTGCGAATTCATGACCGAAAACAAAGAGGAACCCTTCTTTATCTACTTCGCCTCAGTCGTCCCGCATGGAGGTCCTCCCGGCGGCATGCGCGTTCCAGACCTTTTGGACTACAAAGACAACCCGAAGCTCACCAAGTACGAAAAACTCTACTGCGCCCTGCTTACTTGGCATGACCGCAGCCTTGGCAAGATCCGCGCCAAGCTGGACGAGCTTGGAATCGCCGACAACACCATCATCATCTGGACATCTGACAATGGCGACGAAAACTCCTATTACAGACGCACCAAAACCTTCGACGGCAATGGGCCTTTCCGCGCCATGAAACGCTCCCTCTACGAGGGAGGCATCCGAGCCCCGATGATCGCTGTGTGGCCAGATAAAATCAAGCCAGGTAGCAGCTCAGCACTCATCACGACCCAGGTCGACGTCATACCCACCGTGGCCGAAGCCGGAGGAAACCATGTCACCAAAGAGATGGACGGCATTTCTATCTTCCCCACACTCGCCGGTGAGCCTAACAAGCAAACCAATCGAGATTACATCTACTTCGAGTTTTACGAGACTGGCAGACAGCAATCAGTCCGTATGGGCAAATGGAAAGGCTACCGACGAGACGGGCTCAAAGGGAAAACCGAACTCTACAATCTAGATACTGATATCGGGGAAACCAAAGACCTCGCTGCGGAGCATCCTGATATCGTGAAGAAGATCGAGGAGATTATGGCCAAGGAGCACACCTCCCACCCGATCTGGAAGCTGCCCGGCCTCGACAAATAA
- a CDS encoding VOC family protein: MKLQKAAFIAFPASDFEVSLRFYRDLLGLPLVKEGKDDFSRFAHFDCSGFGIHVYEWTKPFNRAHTGLQIYVDDVDQLHAELKSQGVKFSGEVRDEPWGGRQVTIADPDGNLFDLLNSDFEEILKS, translated from the coding sequence ATGAAACTACAGAAAGCTGCTTTCATCGCATTCCCGGCATCTGATTTTGAAGTCTCGCTCAGATTCTACCGTGATCTACTTGGGCTTCCTCTTGTAAAGGAAGGGAAGGATGACTTTTCGAGGTTCGCTCACTTCGACTGCTCCGGATTCGGCATCCATGTTTACGAATGGACGAAGCCATTCAACCGCGCTCATACTGGTCTTCAAATCTATGTCGATGATGTGGACCAATTGCATGCTGAACTCAAATCCCAGGGAGTGAAGTTCAGCGGAGAAGTCCGGGATGAGCCATGGGGCGGCAGGCAAGTCACCATTGCCGATCCTGACGGCAACCTCTTTGATCTACTGAACTCCGACTTCGAAGAAATACTCAAGTCCTAA
- a CDS encoding PEP-CTERM sorting domain-containing protein (PEP-CTERM proteins occur, often in large numbers, in the proteomes of bacteria that also encode an exosortase, a predicted intramembrane cysteine proteinase. The presence of a PEP-CTERM domain at a protein's C-terminus predicts cleavage within the sorting domain, followed by covalent anchoring to some some component of the (usually Gram-negative) cell surface. Many PEP-CTERM proteins exhibit an unusual sequence composition that includes large numbers of potential glycosylation sites. Expression of one such protein has been shown restore the ability of a bacterium to form floc, a type of biofilm.): MINTKLKSLGVVSGTIACLLCTSQAAVLVGWDNNTATAGDDPWAATYLDASLSGGSIDMSDGLVAGPGGGPGNTVAMKYEGFATTTTTQAVSETESEYFEWSVTVAGGFLMDVTNLEIATANLNTADTLKLELRSSVDGFASTLGTIQQGTSSGDLGVITFDINQSNLTGNVTYRLYGYWDAADAGTEGTNLHFRTDKASLDSGHLIAMNGGLTAVPEPSSTALLGLSGLALILRRRR, from the coding sequence ATGATAAACACTAAACTCAAATCCCTTGGCGTGGTGTCCGGCACCATTGCATGTCTACTCTGCACAAGCCAAGCCGCAGTACTGGTCGGCTGGGATAACAACACAGCTACCGCAGGAGATGATCCTTGGGCAGCGACTTATCTGGATGCCAGTCTAAGCGGCGGCAGCATCGATATGAGCGATGGTCTCGTAGCCGGCCCAGGTGGTGGCCCCGGAAACACTGTCGCCATGAAATACGAAGGTTTTGCTACCACGACAACTACCCAAGCCGTTTCTGAGACAGAGAGCGAATACTTCGAATGGAGTGTCACTGTAGCCGGAGGCTTCCTTATGGATGTCACCAATCTGGAAATCGCTACGGCGAACCTGAATACAGCTGACACCCTCAAACTCGAGCTGCGCTCAAGTGTAGATGGTTTCGCATCCACCCTCGGGACTATACAACAGGGCACGAGCTCCGGCGACTTGGGAGTCATCACTTTCGACATCAATCAGTCCAACCTCACCGGAAATGTCACTTACAGACTGTATGGCTACTGGGACGCGGCTGACGCTGGCACAGAAGGCACCAACCTGCACTTCCGCACAGACAAAGCCAGCCTGGATAGCGGTCACTTGATCGCGATGAATGGTGGCCTTACCGCTGTACCTGAGCCTAGCTCAACCGCTCTACTTGGTCTATCAGGCCTAGCATTGATCCTCAGACGCAGACGCTAG